One window from the genome of Mumia sp. ZJ1417 encodes:
- a CDS encoding ABC transporter permease, translated as MSTTTVPTEAQRREAQRRTGSGRLVGRNILVYRRAPLVFASGFLEPLIYLLSIGVGVAALVGDVTLDNGQEVPYTVFVAPAMLATQAMNGALFDATFGVFFRLKYEHLYDAVLATPMRPVDVAVGEVTWATLRGAGYSAAFVVIMAVMGLTESWWALLALPAALLVAFAFAACGMALSTYMRSWQDFELIQVAVMPMFLLSATFYPLSAYPGWLQQVVQVTPLYQAVDLIRSLTTGHVTPGLWLPVVYFLVFGTLGLRVASQRVGTLILR; from the coding sequence ATGAGCACGACGACGGTGCCGACCGAGGCGCAACGCCGCGAGGCGCAGCGGCGGACCGGTTCGGGCCGGTTGGTCGGCCGCAACATCCTGGTCTACCGACGGGCGCCGCTGGTGTTCGCGTCGGGGTTCCTGGAGCCGCTGATCTATCTGCTGTCCATCGGGGTCGGCGTCGCGGCGCTGGTCGGGGACGTGACCCTCGACAACGGCCAGGAGGTCCCCTACACGGTCTTCGTCGCGCCGGCGATGCTCGCGACGCAGGCGATGAACGGGGCGCTGTTCGACGCGACGTTCGGGGTCTTCTTCCGACTCAAGTACGAGCACCTGTACGACGCCGTGCTCGCGACGCCGATGCGGCCGGTGGACGTCGCGGTGGGTGAGGTGACCTGGGCGACGCTTCGCGGGGCCGGCTACTCCGCGGCGTTCGTCGTGATCATGGCGGTGATGGGGCTGACCGAGTCGTGGTGGGCCCTGCTGGCCCTGCCGGCAGCGCTGCTGGTCGCGTTTGCGTTCGCCGCCTGCGGCATGGCGCTGTCCACGTACATGCGCTCGTGGCAGGACTTCGAGCTGATCCAGGTGGCGGTGATGCCGATGTTCTTGCTGTCGGCGACGTTCTACCCGCTGTCGGCGTATCCGGGGTGGCTTCAGCAGGTGGTTCAGGTGACGCCGCTCTACCAGGCGGTGGACCTCATCCGTTCGCTCACGACCGGGCACGTAACGCCGGGGTTATGGCTGCCGGTCGTGTACTTCCTCGTCTTCGGCACGCTCGGGCTGCGTGTCGCCTCGCAGCGGGTGGGCACGCTGATCCTGCGCTGA
- a CDS encoding TetR/AcrR family transcriptional regulator, which produces MDAMSRGRPTRRDQQRQATLDEIVRTARALLVETHEISLRAVAQTMGMTAPALYRYVSSLEDLTLRVAAQVYDDLLATLEATAAPYEGDPAAQVVAASTAFRQWSLQNPQEFGLTFANPITSGAKSVDLGADLLGGPVEPPSGATVVGAECTAAAHRFGNFFGRLVVEIWERQGYPATGPVPAPAEESFTTSLTSKLNTDVPTEATWAFVRAWSRLYGTTALEVFGHIDKEVVATGALYRDMMNDCAEILGLQARRTDLQRVVSEVLEAEPAP; this is translated from the coding sequence ATGGACGCGATGTCAAGGGGTCGGCCCACACGCCGCGACCAGCAGCGCCAGGCGACCCTCGACGAGATCGTGCGCACAGCACGCGCGCTCCTCGTCGAGACGCACGAGATCTCGTTGCGCGCGGTGGCGCAGACGATGGGGATGACCGCGCCGGCGCTCTACCGCTACGTGAGCAGCCTCGAGGACCTCACGTTGCGCGTCGCCGCGCAGGTGTACGACGACCTGCTCGCCACGCTCGAGGCGACCGCCGCCCCGTACGAGGGCGACCCGGCGGCCCAGGTCGTCGCCGCCTCTACCGCGTTCCGGCAGTGGTCGCTGCAGAACCCTCAGGAGTTCGGGCTGACCTTCGCGAATCCGATCACGAGCGGCGCCAAGTCCGTCGACCTCGGCGCGGACCTGCTCGGAGGCCCCGTCGAGCCGCCGTCCGGCGCCACGGTGGTCGGAGCGGAGTGCACGGCGGCGGCGCATCGCTTCGGCAACTTCTTCGGGCGGCTCGTCGTCGAGATCTGGGAGCGCCAGGGCTATCCGGCGACCGGCCCGGTCCCCGCTCCCGCCGAGGAGAGCTTCACGACGTCGCTGACGTCGAAGCTCAATACCGACGTCCCCACCGAAGCGACGTGGGCCTTCGTCCGCGCGTGGTCTCGCCTGTACGGGACAACGGCGTTGGAGGTGTTCGGGCACATCGACAAGGAGGTCGTCGCCACCGGCGCGCTCTACCGCGACATGATGAACGACTGCGCCGAGATCCTCGGCCTGCAGGCGCGGCGTACCGACCTCCAGCGTGTCGTCAGCGAGGTGCTCGAAGCCGAGCCCGCACCCTGA
- a CDS encoding ATP-dependent helicase — MLDRFSPATAAWFRGAFPAPTPAQAGAWDAIAQGSNALVVAPTGSGKTLSAFLWALDQLITGPKSDEPKQRTRVLYVSPLKALAVDVERNLRSPLVGITQTAKRLAATGESAAPRDVTVGVRSGDTTPAERRTLSTRPPDILITTPESLFLVLTSAARETLRGVQAVIVDEVHAVAGTKRGAHLALSLERLDALLDRPAQRIGLSATVRPHTEVARFLGGAAPVRVVAPESQKRWDLSVVVPVEDMTALPTRTGTDDGDDPDPRDQASIWPHVEERVVDLVEQARSSIVFANSRRLAERLTARLNEIHAARQGVDPVPRTPAQTMAQAGASVTAASPAPTVAPPILAAAHHGSVSKEQRALIEDDLKTGRLPCVVATSSLELGIDMGAVDLVVQVESPPSVASGLQRVGRAGHQVGEVSRGVVFPKHRSDLLQATVTIERMVSGAIEELSVPTNPLDVLAQQVVAACALDVLDVDELYETVRRAAPYATLPRSAYDATLDLLAGRYPSDEFAELRPRIVWDRVAGTLTGRPGAQRLAVTSGGTIPDRGLFGVYLVGAESTARGSARVGELDEEMVYESRVGDVFALGATSWRIEDITHDRVLVSPAYGQPGRLPFWRGDNPGRPIELGRALGAFTRAMATGARDQARTRCEAAGLDRYAIDNLFALVDEQKQATGRVPDDTLLVVERFRDELGDWRLVLHSPLGLAVHAPWALAVGARVRERYGLDSASMASDDGIVVRLPETDAEPPGGELFAFTPDEIEDLVTEEVGGSALFAARFRECAARALLLPRRDPGRRSPLWQQRQRAAQLLEVARRYPTFPIVLETVREVLQDVYDVPSLVQMMRDLESRQLRLVDVATQEPSPFAKSLMFGYVAAFLYEGDSPLAERRAAALSLDSSLLSELLGRAELRDLLDAEVIAQIEAELQRLVPDRRARGAEGVADLLRVLGPMTSEEVAERCTEPSEASAWLVSLAEARRVIRVAAPSSVGEGAQWWVAVEDAGRLRDALGTPVPMGVPNAFVEPVDDPLGDLVARYARTHGPFVAGDVASRFGLGVAVVSETLRRLAGHGRVTEGEFTPGAGGSEWCDAEVLRRLRRRSLAALRKEVEPVSPETLGRFLPAWQHVGGRLRGVDGLVTAIEQLAGSSVPASALEPLVLRSRVLDYSPAMLDELTTAGEVVWSGVGALPGNDGWISLHLADTAPLTLAAPSELELSALQEAVLGVVQTGGAYFFRQLADAVAAGALGSGTEPARVDDTELADALWDLVWAGYLTNDTLAPLRTLIGAGRTAHRTARSAPRIRGRRSPSFARPTMPSRTGPPTAGGRWALIPRPEDNPTLRAHATAEQLLERHGIVTRGTAVSERVTGGFAAVYKVLSGFEEAGRARRGYFVEGLGAAQFATAGAVDRLRSYAREPGQDAERRAVTLAATDPANPYGAALGWPETGGGHRPGRKAGALVVLVDGALSLYVERGGRTLLTFDDLDDPEGAARLEPAIDALATAVRDGALGRLTVEKADGEAVLGTALGDALARAGFHATPRGLRIRG; from the coding sequence GTGCTCGACCGCTTCTCGCCCGCGACCGCGGCGTGGTTCCGCGGCGCGTTCCCGGCCCCGACCCCCGCACAGGCCGGCGCGTGGGACGCGATCGCCCAGGGCAGCAACGCCCTCGTGGTCGCGCCGACCGGATCCGGCAAGACGCTGTCGGCGTTCCTGTGGGCGCTCGACCAGCTCATCACCGGCCCGAAGTCCGACGAACCCAAGCAGCGCACGCGCGTCCTGTACGTCTCGCCGCTCAAGGCCCTCGCCGTCGACGTCGAACGCAACCTGCGCTCCCCCCTGGTCGGCATCACCCAGACCGCCAAGCGCCTCGCGGCCACCGGCGAGTCGGCCGCGCCTCGCGACGTCACGGTCGGCGTCCGCTCCGGAGACACGACGCCCGCCGAACGCCGTACGCTCTCGACCCGTCCTCCCGACATCCTCATCACGACGCCGGAGTCGCTGTTCCTCGTCCTCACCTCCGCCGCCCGCGAGACGCTGCGCGGTGTCCAGGCGGTGATCGTCGACGAGGTCCACGCGGTCGCCGGCACCAAGCGCGGCGCCCACCTCGCGCTCAGCCTCGAGCGCCTCGATGCGCTCCTCGACCGACCCGCGCAACGCATCGGCCTGTCGGCGACCGTACGCCCGCACACCGAGGTCGCGCGCTTCCTCGGCGGCGCCGCCCCGGTGCGCGTGGTCGCGCCGGAGTCGCAGAAGCGCTGGGACCTCTCGGTCGTCGTCCCCGTCGAAGACATGACCGCGCTCCCCACGCGTACGGGCACAGACGACGGCGACGACCCCGATCCCCGCGACCAGGCCTCGATCTGGCCCCACGTCGAGGAGCGGGTCGTCGACCTCGTCGAGCAGGCTCGCTCGTCGATCGTCTTCGCCAACTCGCGCCGACTCGCCGAGCGGCTGACCGCCCGCCTCAACGAGATCCACGCCGCGAGGCAGGGCGTCGACCCGGTACCGCGTACTCCCGCGCAGACAATGGCCCAAGCTGGTGCGTCGGTGACGGCGGCCAGCCCGGCGCCCACGGTCGCGCCGCCGATCTTGGCAGCCGCCCACCACGGGTCCGTCAGCAAGGAGCAGCGCGCCCTCATCGAGGACGATCTCAAGACCGGCCGTCTCCCGTGCGTGGTCGCGACCTCCAGCCTCGAGCTCGGCATCGACATGGGCGCGGTCGACCTCGTCGTCCAGGTCGAGTCGCCGCCGTCGGTCGCGAGCGGCCTGCAGCGCGTCGGGCGTGCCGGCCACCAGGTCGGCGAGGTCTCGCGCGGCGTCGTCTTCCCCAAGCACCGCAGCGACCTCCTCCAAGCCACGGTCACGATCGAGCGGATGGTCTCGGGAGCCATCGAGGAGCTGTCCGTCCCGACCAACCCGCTCGACGTCCTCGCCCAGCAGGTCGTGGCCGCGTGCGCGCTCGACGTGCTCGACGTGGACGAGCTCTACGAGACGGTCCGCCGTGCGGCCCCGTACGCGACACTCCCCCGCTCGGCGTACGACGCCACGCTCGACCTGCTCGCCGGCCGCTACCCGTCGGACGAGTTCGCCGAGCTGCGCCCGCGCATCGTGTGGGACCGCGTCGCCGGCACGCTCACCGGCCGCCCCGGCGCCCAGCGTCTCGCGGTGACCTCGGGCGGCACGATCCCCGATCGCGGGCTGTTCGGCGTCTACCTCGTCGGTGCCGAGTCCACCGCCCGTGGCAGTGCGCGCGTCGGCGAACTCGACGAGGAGATGGTGTACGAGTCGCGCGTCGGCGACGTGTTCGCCCTCGGCGCCACGAGCTGGCGCATCGAGGACATCACGCACGACCGAGTTCTGGTCTCCCCCGCGTATGGTCAGCCCGGGCGGCTCCCGTTCTGGCGCGGCGACAACCCCGGGCGGCCCATCGAGCTCGGCCGCGCGCTCGGCGCATTCACCCGCGCGATGGCGACCGGCGCCCGCGACCAGGCCCGGACACGCTGCGAGGCCGCGGGGCTCGACCGATACGCGATCGACAACCTGTTCGCCCTCGTCGACGAGCAGAAGCAGGCGACCGGACGCGTCCCCGACGACACGCTGCTGGTCGTCGAGCGGTTCCGCGACGAGCTCGGCGACTGGCGTCTGGTCCTGCACTCCCCGCTCGGCCTTGCGGTACACGCCCCGTGGGCGCTCGCGGTGGGGGCGCGCGTGCGCGAACGATACGGCCTCGACTCCGCGAGCATGGCCAGCGACGACGGCATCGTCGTACGCCTTCCCGAGACCGATGCCGAGCCGCCCGGCGGCGAGCTGTTCGCGTTCACGCCGGACGAGATCGAGGACCTGGTCACCGAGGAGGTCGGCGGCTCGGCACTGTTCGCCGCGCGGTTCCGCGAGTGCGCCGCGCGGGCGCTGCTGCTGCCCCGCCGTGATCCCGGACGCCGCAGCCCTCTCTGGCAGCAGCGCCAGCGTGCCGCCCAGCTGCTCGAGGTCGCGCGCCGCTACCCGACGTTCCCGATCGTGCTCGAGACCGTACGCGAGGTGCTGCAGGACGTGTACGACGTGCCGTCTCTCGTGCAGATGATGCGCGACCTCGAAAGCCGTCAGCTGCGCCTCGTCGACGTCGCGACTCAGGAGCCGTCGCCGTTCGCGAAGTCGCTGATGTTCGGCTACGTCGCCGCGTTCCTGTACGAGGGCGACAGCCCGCTGGCCGAGCGTCGTGCCGCGGCCCTCTCGCTCGACTCATCGCTGCTGTCGGAGCTGCTGGGCCGTGCCGAGCTGCGCGACCTGCTCGACGCCGAGGTGATCGCGCAGATCGAGGCCGAGCTCCAACGGCTCGTGCCGGACCGGCGCGCCCGTGGCGCCGAGGGGGTCGCCGACCTGCTCCGCGTCCTCGGGCCGATGACGTCCGAGGAGGTCGCTGAGCGCTGCACCGAGCCGTCCGAGGCATCGGCATGGCTGGTGTCGCTGGCCGAAGCGCGCCGCGTGATCCGGGTCGCGGCGCCGTCCAGCGTCGGCGAGGGCGCCCAGTGGTGGGTCGCCGTCGAGGATGCGGGGCGACTGCGCGACGCCCTCGGCACGCCTGTCCCGATGGGAGTGCCGAATGCTTTCGTCGAGCCCGTCGACGACCCGCTGGGCGACCTCGTGGCGCGCTATGCCCGTACGCACGGGCCGTTCGTCGCCGGCGACGTCGCCTCGCGGTTCGGCCTCGGAGTGGCCGTCGTGTCCGAGACGCTGCGCCGCCTCGCCGGCCACGGGCGCGTGACCGAGGGCGAGTTCACGCCCGGCGCCGGCGGATCGGAGTGGTGTGACGCGGAGGTCCTGCGGCGGCTGCGGCGGCGCTCGCTCGCGGCGCTGCGCAAGGAGGTCGAGCCGGTCTCTCCCGAGACGCTGGGCCGCTTCCTGCCCGCCTGGCAGCACGTCGGTGGGCGTCTGCGCGGCGTCGACGGGCTCGTGACCGCAATCGAGCAGCTCGCCGGATCGTCGGTCCCCGCGTCTGCGCTCGAGCCGCTGGTCCTGCGCTCACGCGTGCTCGACTACTCCCCCGCGATGCTCGACGAGCTCACCACGGCCGGCGAGGTCGTCTGGTCCGGGGTCGGCGCACTGCCCGGCAACGACGGTTGGATCTCGCTCCACCTCGCGGACACCGCGCCGCTCACGCTCGCCGCGCCGTCCGAGCTCGAGCTCAGCGCGCTCCAGGAAGCCGTGCTGGGGGTCGTCCAGACCGGGGGGGCCTACTTCTTCCGCCAGCTCGCCGACGCGGTCGCCGCGGGAGCATTGGGCTCCGGCACCGAGCCGGCTCGCGTCGACGACACCGAGCTCGCGGACGCGCTCTGGGACCTCGTCTGGGCCGGCTACCTCACCAACGACACCCTCGCGCCGCTGCGCACGCTGATCGGCGCCGGCCGTACGGCCCATCGCACCGCCCGAAGCGCTCCACGCATTCGCGGCCGCCGCTCACCGTCGTTCGCGCGACCGACGATGCCCTCCCGTACGGGCCCGCCGACCGCCGGCGGCCGCTGGGCGCTCATCCCCCGCCCCGAGGACAACCCGACCCTCCGCGCCCACGCGACAGCCGAGCAGCTCCTCGAGCGCCACGGGATCGTCACGCGCGGGACCGCCGTCAGCGAACGCGTGACGGGTGGGTTCGCCGCGGTCTACAAGGTGCTGAGCGGGTTCGAAGAGGCCGGGCGCGCGCGTCGCGGCTACTTCGTCGAAGGGCTCGGGGCGGCACAGTTCGCCACCGCCGGCGCCGTCGACCGCCTGCGCTCGTACGCCCGCGAACCCGGCCAGGACGCCGAGCGCCGCGCCGTGACGCTCGCTGCGACCGACCCCGCCAACCCGTACGGGGCCGCGCTCGGTTGGCCCGAGACCGGCGGCGGGCACCGGCCCGGGCGCAAGGCCGGAGCACTCGTGGTGCTCGTCGACGGAGCACTGTCGCTGTACGTCGAGCGCGGAGGCCGGACGCTGCTCACCTTCGATGACCTCGACGATCCGGAGGGCGCTGCTCGGCTGGAGCCCGCGATCGACGCGCTCGCGACCGCCGTACGCGACGGGGCGCTCGGACGCCTGACCGTCGAGAAGGCCGACGGCGAGGCGGTGCTCGGCACGGCCCTCGGCGACGCGCTTGCCCGCGCCGGATTCCACGCGACCCCCCGCGGCCTGCGGATCCGGGGCTGA
- a CDS encoding ABC transporter permease has product MSTAPAISEVLHDRPRGDGGRWAAVRRQVPYYLTVLRRTWRGSIFSYAVLPVIMLASFGLGLGSFVNDDAALGGVDYLDFIAPGILATSALTAAAGEALYPVYAMFTWTKMAYAMSSTPLGAVDVVNGVTAYVTFRVATATVALTIVLGLFGTLASVGGALLLVLAGTLVGAAHGAVFIGYAAWTGSDSALTLMFRLGVIPMTMFSGAFFPIDQLPEVVQVIAHVLPAWHGVELARMCSTDTLTPMALVYVAYLVVVGLAGWWWARRAFGRRLGSQ; this is encoded by the coding sequence ATGAGCACTGCCCCGGCGATCTCGGAGGTGCTGCACGACCGACCGCGCGGCGACGGCGGTCGATGGGCCGCCGTACGCCGCCAGGTCCCGTACTACCTGACCGTGCTCCGCCGTACCTGGCGCGGCTCGATCTTCTCGTACGCGGTCCTGCCGGTGATCATGCTGGCGTCGTTCGGCCTGGGGCTCGGCAGCTTCGTCAATGACGACGCGGCGCTCGGCGGGGTCGACTACCTCGACTTCATCGCGCCGGGCATCCTCGCGACGTCCGCGCTGACGGCGGCGGCGGGGGAGGCGCTTTACCCGGTGTATGCGATGTTCACCTGGACCAAGATGGCGTACGCGATGTCGTCGACGCCGCTCGGCGCGGTCGACGTCGTCAACGGCGTGACGGCGTACGTGACGTTCCGCGTGGCCACGGCGACGGTCGCCCTGACGATCGTGCTCGGCCTCTTCGGCACGCTCGCGTCGGTCGGCGGCGCGTTGCTGCTCGTCCTGGCAGGCACGCTCGTCGGTGCGGCGCACGGGGCGGTCTTCATCGGGTACGCGGCCTGGACCGGCTCCGACAGCGCGCTGACGCTGATGTTCCGGCTCGGCGTGATACCGATGACGATGTTCTCCGGCGCGTTCTTTCCGATCGACCAGCTGCCGGAGGTCGTTCAGGTGATCGCTCACGTCCTCCCTGCGTGGCACGGCGTGGAGCTCGCGCGGATGTGCAGCACCGACACGCTGACGCCGATGGCTCTCGTGTACGTCGCGTACCTCGTGGTCGTCGGTCTCGCCGGCTGGTGGTGGGCGCGACGGGCGTTCGGACGACGTCTAGGGAGCCAGTGA
- a CDS encoding MMPL family transporter has product MERWGRFVARRAGWVLGLGLLVVVAAGAYGTGVFGTLSDGGFDDPGSESYRASELIDETVGRHGADVVAVYESKDMTVDAAPFREAVADVVAGLPAEAVEEVVAYGPPGTESLVSGDRHATSVLITLTGEDQDALLEAYDEVRPALDGDAVDDGTLDLAVAGQWAVFDDVNTIVSEDIARAEMLSMPLVLVLSLIVFGSVVAALMPVGIGAVAVLGALAVVRLLTTVTDVSVFAINIITLLGLGLAIDYALFVVSRFRDELAVRDSSDRAQVHDAVGATMRTAGRTVLFSGLTVATAMSALLVFPQTFLRSMAYGGVAAVVVAMAAALTLLPATLALLGRRIEAGAMPWRRRARRPSQGWARFARTVMRRPIVSLALVTAFLLLLASPFLSASWGSVDHRALPADAPSRIATERLEDGFGGPTSDAQVFLATDDRADVASYVTDLRTVDGVADARTVAAADGGTLVDVTWSGTSQSQSSQDLVRDLRAVDAPADAYVGGTTAQTVDMLDEIGDRLPLMIGLIVAAMLVLLFVAFGSVVLPIKAVLVNIVSITAAFGVVTWIFADGNLEGLLGYTSSGYLDGTQPILMFAILFGLSMDYEVFLLSRIREQWDVTGDNEVAVATGVQKTGRIITSAALLLAVVIGAFATSGIVFMKMIGVGMLVALLIDATLVRLVMVPATMKLLGRANWWAPGPLRRWWERYGLREGGAEPAAGGVGKERTRILAE; this is encoded by the coding sequence ATGGAACGGTGGGGACGCTTCGTCGCACGACGAGCGGGATGGGTGCTCGGCCTGGGACTGCTGGTGGTCGTGGCCGCGGGGGCGTACGGCACAGGGGTGTTCGGCACTCTCAGCGACGGTGGGTTCGACGATCCCGGTAGCGAGTCGTACCGCGCCTCCGAGCTGATCGACGAGACCGTCGGGCGCCACGGTGCCGACGTCGTCGCGGTCTACGAGAGCAAGGACATGACGGTCGACGCGGCACCGTTCCGCGAGGCGGTCGCCGACGTCGTCGCGGGGCTGCCCGCCGAGGCCGTCGAAGAGGTCGTCGCGTACGGCCCGCCGGGGACCGAGTCGCTGGTCTCGGGCGACCGGCACGCGACGAGTGTCCTGATCACCCTGACCGGCGAGGACCAGGACGCGCTGCTCGAGGCGTACGACGAGGTCCGGCCCGCGCTCGACGGCGACGCCGTCGACGACGGGACGCTCGACCTCGCGGTCGCGGGTCAGTGGGCGGTCTTCGACGACGTCAACACGATCGTCTCCGAAGACATCGCCCGCGCCGAGATGCTGTCGATGCCGCTCGTGCTCGTGCTCAGCCTGATCGTCTTCGGGTCGGTCGTGGCCGCACTCATGCCGGTCGGCATCGGGGCCGTCGCGGTGCTCGGTGCCCTCGCAGTCGTGCGGCTGCTGACCACCGTCACCGACGTGTCGGTCTTCGCGATCAACATCATCACGCTGCTCGGACTGGGGCTCGCGATCGACTACGCGCTGTTCGTGGTGAGCCGGTTCCGCGACGAGCTGGCCGTACGCGACTCCTCCGACCGCGCGCAGGTGCATGACGCCGTCGGCGCGACGATGCGTACCGCTGGCCGTACGGTCCTCTTCTCCGGACTGACCGTCGCCACGGCGATGTCCGCGCTGCTGGTCTTCCCGCAGACGTTCCTGCGCTCGATGGCGTACGGCGGGGTGGCCGCCGTGGTCGTCGCGATGGCCGCGGCGTTGACGCTGCTCCCGGCGACGCTCGCGCTGCTCGGCAGGCGCATCGAGGCCGGCGCGATGCCGTGGCGACGTCGGGCGCGGCGTCCGTCCCAGGGCTGGGCGCGCTTCGCCCGCACGGTCATGCGCAGGCCGATCGTGAGCCTCGCGCTGGTCACCGCCTTCCTCTTGCTGCTCGCGAGCCCGTTCCTGTCGGCGTCGTGGGGGAGCGTCGATCACCGGGCGCTGCCGGCGGACGCACCGTCGCGGATCGCCACGGAGAGGCTCGAGGACGGCTTCGGCGGACCGACGAGCGACGCGCAGGTGTTCCTCGCCACCGACGACCGGGCCGACGTGGCGTCGTACGTCACCGACCTGCGCACCGTGGACGGCGTGGCAGACGCACGTACGGTCGCCGCCGCCGACGGCGGCACACTCGTCGACGTCACATGGTCTGGCACCTCGCAGAGCCAGTCGTCCCAGGACCTCGTACGAGATCTGCGTGCGGTCGACGCGCCCGCGGACGCGTACGTGGGTGGCACGACGGCGCAGACGGTCGACATGCTCGACGAGATCGGTGACCGGCTCCCGCTGATGATCGGGCTGATCGTGGCGGCGATGCTGGTGCTGCTGTTCGTCGCGTTCGGATCGGTGGTGCTCCCGATCAAGGCCGTCTTGGTCAACATCGTGTCGATCACGGCGGCGTTCGGGGTGGTGACGTGGATCTTCGCCGACGGCAACCTTGAGGGACTGCTCGGCTACACGTCGTCGGGCTACCTCGACGGGACGCAGCCGATCTTGATGTTCGCGATCCTGTTCGGGTTGTCGATGGACTACGAGGTGTTCCTGCTGTCGCGGATCCGCGAGCAGTGGGACGTCACCGGTGACAACGAGGTCGCGGTCGCGACGGGCGTCCAGAAGACCGGTCGGATCATCACCAGCGCGGCGCTGCTGCTCGCGGTCGTGATCGGCGCGTTCGCGACGTCGGGGATCGTGTTCATGAAGATGATCGGCGTCGGGATGCTCGTGGCGCTGCTGATCGACGCCACGCTCGTCCGGCTCGTCATGGTGCCCGCGACGATGAAGCTCCTCGGCCGCGCGAACTGGTGGGCGCCGGGCCCGCTGCGCCGGTGGTGGGAGCGGTACGGCCTGCGCGAGGGCGGCGCGGAGCCGGCGGCCGGCGGGGTCGGCAAGGAGCGCACCCGCATACTGGCCGAGTGA
- a CDS encoding ABC transporter ATP-binding protein, whose translation MIEAHGLRKAYGDFEAVKGIDVVVGRGEAFGFLGPNGAGKSSTMRMIAAVSPTSGGTLRILGRDPATDGSEIRARIGVCPQEDSLDTDLTVYENLVVYTRYFGFSRSYARAKADELLAFVKLTDKRHQMVDDLSGGMKRRLTIARSLVNNPEMLLLDEPTTGLDPQARHVVWDQLYRLKQTGVTLVLTTHYMDEAEQLCDRLVVMDDGQIVAEGAPHELIARYSTREVVELRMGVGENEAAAQQVADLGERVEVLPDRVLIYTADGEKAAEAAVDRGLQPRSTLVRRSTLEDVFLRLTGRALDA comes from the coding sequence ATGATCGAGGCGCACGGGCTGCGCAAGGCGTACGGGGACTTCGAGGCGGTCAAGGGCATCGACGTGGTGGTCGGGCGCGGCGAGGCCTTCGGCTTCCTCGGCCCGAACGGTGCCGGCAAGTCCTCGACGATGCGGATGATCGCGGCGGTCTCGCCGACCAGCGGAGGCACGCTGCGCATCCTCGGACGCGACCCGGCGACGGACGGGTCCGAGATCCGCGCCCGGATCGGCGTCTGCCCGCAGGAGGACTCGCTCGACACCGACCTCACCGTCTACGAGAACCTCGTCGTCTACACGCGCTACTTCGGGTTCTCGCGGTCGTACGCCCGGGCCAAGGCCGACGAGCTGCTCGCGTTCGTCAAGCTCACCGACAAGCGCCACCAGATGGTCGACGACCTCTCCGGCGGCATGAAGCGGCGCCTCACGATCGCGCGCTCGCTCGTCAACAACCCCGAGATGCTGCTGCTCGACGAGCCGACGACCGGGCTCGACCCGCAGGCTCGCCACGTCGTCTGGGACCAGCTCTACCGGCTCAAGCAGACCGGCGTGACGCTGGTGCTCACGACGCACTACATGGATGAGGCCGAGCAGCTGTGCGACCGGCTCGTGGTCATGGACGACGGCCAGATCGTCGCCGAAGGCGCCCCGCACGAGCTGATCGCGCGCTACTCGACGCGCGAGGTCGTCGAACTGCGGATGGGCGTCGGCGAGAATGAGGCCGCCGCCCAGCAGGTCGCCGATCTCGGCGAGCGCGTAGAGGTGCTGCCCGACCGTGTGCTGATCTACACCGCCGACGGCGAGAAGGCCGCCGAGGCAGCCGTGGACCGAGGGCTGCAACCCCGTTCGACCCTCGTACGGCGCTCGACCCTGGAGGACGTCTTCCTCCGCCTGACAGGACGGGCGCTGGACGCATGA